Part of the Pseudothermotoga sp. genome, GGCGCACTGTTACTTTCAAGATCCCTCCGCAGGATGATGGGCGCGCTCGATCCTAGAACCTACGGTGGAGCGTTCATACTGGGTGTGAACGGGCTCGTGGTGAAGGCACACGGCTCTTCAGACAGAACGGCGATAAAGAACGCCATCAGTGTCGCTTTGAAGGGTGTGGAGATGAACTTGGTCGAGACGATCGGGGGTGAAATACAACGTGTGCGGGATAGTGGGGTTGGTCGGTGATGTGACCCTATCCGATCTTGTGGAAGGCCTCGAGAGGTTGGAATATCGAGGCTACGATTCTGCGGGCGTTGCTTTCCTCAAAAACTCTTCACTCTTCATAGAGAAGAACAAAGGTAAGGTGGAAACTTTAAAAAGTAAACTCGCCGAGATGATCGGTGAAAGGATAACG contains:
- a CDS encoding phosphate acyltransferase, which gives rise to GALLLSRSLRRMMGALDPRTYGGAFILGVNGLVVKAHGSSDRTAIKNAISVALKGVEMNLVETIGGEIQRVRDSGVGR